CTATATACCTGATGTTAAAAAAGTTTATTCAGAAGTTGCTCGTGTTCTTAGAAGTGGAGGATTATATCGTGTGGGTGCCCAAAATCCACAATCTCAATTTGTCGATGAATCGTCTTGGGATGGCAAAAGCTATTGTATTTCTCTGCCATATGCTGTAAAAGAAAAACAAAGGTTAGAAAATGTAAATGTTCTTGAATATCGTCATTATCTGAGTAAAATTTTTAATGGATTAATTGAGTGTGGATTTGTAATCGAACATGTTGAAGAAATGCCTGAAGGTCTTTACCAAAGTAAAGAAAATAAATCGGGAAGTTGGGGATATTCTTTATTGTATATCCCTGGATTATCTACTATCTTAGCAAGAAAAAAATAAATAATATTCTTTATTAGGAGGAATAAAAAATGACTATGACAAATGAAGAACTAATCAAAAAAGCAGCATCCGTTATTAAACCAAAGAAAGTTGGAGATTTTTCTATTGGAGATGTTGGCTGCGCATTAGTAACAGATAAAAACAATATCTATCTGGGAGTTTGTATAGATACTGGCTCAGGAATGGGATTTTGTGCAGAACATAATGCAATAGGTTCAATGATTACTGCTGGAGAATATAAAATCAAAAAAATAGTTGCTGTTTGGAAAGATGATAAAGGTGATGTTTTTATCCTTTCACCTTGCGGAAGATGTCGTGAATTTATGCGCCAAATAAATGAGGAAAATCTAGAAACAGATGTAATTTTAGACAAAAACAAAATTGTAAAATTGAAAGAGTTACTTCCTTATTATAATTGGTTTCATAAAATTAAAACTAAGAATAAGAAGTTTTGAAAAATGAAATTCACCCCTAACCCCTCTTTCATTTTTCAAAACGGAAAAAACCAAATTTATAATTATTGAGAAAAGCCTATCATAGAGCTGAACGAAAAATATTTTTTGAACTTTCTTCACTTCGCTACGAGCCACGCTGCGCTCTCCTCCTTTTGGTCGTCGGGGCGTATAACAAGGGATATACAGTTCAGGGCTCGGCTCGCTCCTCACCCAAATTTTTCTTCCACTTCGTTCCAGAAAAACTTCGTATATCCCTAACGTTATATGAATACATTGTTATTTTAATTCAAGAGTATCAAACCATTAATGAGGGCTTAGATTTATACTGAGTATAAAAAAGGAGTTATATATAT
This genomic interval from Caloranaerobacter sp. TR13 contains the following:
- a CDS encoding cytidine deaminase, whose amino-acid sequence is MTMTNEELIKKAASVIKPKKVGDFSIGDVGCALVTDKNNIYLGVCIDTGSGMGFCAEHNAIGSMITAGEYKIKKIVAVWKDDKGDVFILSPCGRCREFMRQINEENLETDVILDKNKIVKLKELLPYYNWFHKIKTKNKKF